One Gimesia aquarii DNA segment encodes these proteins:
- a CDS encoding SOS response-associated peptidase: MCARFFLFSPDEEIMRLFQMVRFPRISPRFNIAPSQPVLAITNSRDGFQVNHFQWGLIPGWSKDPASGQAMINARSETAATKPSFKGAFRYRRCLIPANGFYEWKSAGNRSKQAMCVRLKEAPLFAMAGLWEQWQGPDGTELETCSVLTTTANALLESIHPRMPVILEPNQFNRWLSSERTPIPQLESLLQTFPAEEMEAFPVSSYVNKVAHDSPECIAPIQEQKTLF; this comes from the coding sequence ATGTGTGCACGATTTTTCTTATTTTCGCCTGATGAAGAGATCATGAGATTGTTCCAAATGGTACGATTTCCTCGGATCTCTCCTCGTTTTAACATTGCTCCTTCACAGCCTGTCTTAGCAATCACAAATAGCCGGGATGGTTTTCAAGTAAATCATTTTCAGTGGGGTTTGATTCCCGGCTGGTCTAAAGATCCCGCTTCGGGACAGGCGATGATTAATGCACGTTCGGAAACCGCTGCTACAAAACCGAGTTTCAAAGGCGCGTTTCGCTATCGCAGATGTCTAATTCCCGCGAATGGCTTTTACGAATGGAAGAGCGCGGGAAATCGTTCGAAACAGGCGATGTGTGTACGTTTGAAAGAGGCACCGTTGTTCGCGATGGCCGGATTATGGGAGCAATGGCAGGGGCCCGATGGTACTGAATTAGAGACTTGCTCTGTGTTAACGACTACGGCAAATGCGTTGTTAGAATCAATTCATCCCCGCATGCCCGTGATTCTGGAGCCAAATCAATTTAATCGTTGGCTGAGTTCGGAACGCACGCCCATTCCGCAGTTGGAGAGTTTGCTGCAGACTTTTCCAGCAGAGGAAATGGAGGCGTTTCCAGTCAGTTCCTATGTGAATAAAGTGGCCCATGATTCTCCTGAATGTATTGCGCCCATCCAGGAACAGAAAACGCTGTTTTAG
- a CDS encoding aldo/keto reductase — MPPLRNIGTTEIQITPIAMGCWPISGVTSVDVTEQASLATLNAALDSGINFFDTAYCYGYDGESERLIAKALGEKRDQIVIATKGGIHWAGTKQIRDASPARIKQECDESLKRLQTDRVELYYLHGPDPEIPVSESAGAFKELLDAGKILSVGVSNFTLEQLQEFAAVCPISAYQPRYNMLQRDIEQDRLPWCIENDVSVMVYWPLMKGLLAGKLPRDHQFAPEDGRQKYPMFHGAEWEKNQDFIDQLRILAEELQRTIAQIVISWTIQQTGITCALCGAKRPEQIEENAQAMNFELSPLQIESIDRLIKQRGTIHS; from the coding sequence ATGCCCCCCTTGCGAAATATTGGAACGACGGAGATTCAAATTACACCCATCGCGATGGGATGCTGGCCGATTTCCGGAGTCACAAGTGTTGATGTCACCGAACAGGCAAGTCTGGCGACGTTAAATGCAGCTCTTGATTCCGGCATCAATTTTTTTGATACCGCTTATTGCTATGGCTATGATGGTGAAAGCGAACGCTTGATAGCAAAAGCACTAGGAGAGAAACGAGACCAGATTGTAATCGCTACTAAAGGTGGCATCCATTGGGCTGGTACAAAACAAATACGAGATGCATCACCAGCACGAATCAAACAGGAATGTGATGAAAGTCTGAAGAGACTGCAGACAGACCGAGTGGAACTTTACTATTTACATGGTCCCGATCCTGAAATTCCCGTAAGTGAATCAGCGGGCGCCTTCAAAGAATTACTGGATGCCGGAAAAATTCTGTCTGTTGGGGTTTCAAATTTTACGCTGGAACAGCTTCAGGAATTCGCGGCGGTCTGTCCGATCTCGGCTTATCAACCGCGGTACAACATGCTGCAACGCGATATTGAACAAGACCGTTTGCCGTGGTGCATCGAGAACGATGTTTCTGTCATGGTTTATTGGCCTCTCATGAAAGGATTACTGGCCGGTAAACTTCCACGCGATCATCAGTTCGCACCGGAAGATGGCAGACAAAAATATCCCATGTTTCATGGAGCAGAGTGGGAAAAAAATCAGGACTTTATCGATCAATTGCGAATATTAGCAGAAGAGTTACAACGCACAATCGCTCAAATTGTGATCAGTTGGACGATTCAACAGACGGGCATCACGTGTGCGTTATGTGGCGCAAAACGACCTGAGCAAATCGAAGAAAACGCACAAGCAATGAACTTTGAGCTGTCACCTTTACAAATCGAATCCATTGACCGTTTGATTAAACAACGTGGCACGATTCATTCCTAA
- a CDS encoding response regulator transcription factor: MLTSTDLIRVVLVDDHLMLVDSLASRFQKDSGIEVVGSAANADEGLALVLETQPDVVILDVELPGRGSFDIAEEISTRLKNTKMIFLTGYLSDIFIDLALRVNAVGYLLKGEPIESLIHAIRKAARGEYCFSQPVQERLIFDHKKNCYSIQSESMLTSLTSRQIEVLRHLARGKSVKEVARSMHLSEKSIDSHKYRIMHKLGIHDRVELARYSIREGLTLP; the protein is encoded by the coding sequence ATGCTTACTTCGACTGATCTGATACGCGTTGTTTTGGTAGATGACCATCTAATGCTTGTAGATTCGTTGGCTTCACGCTTTCAGAAAGACTCAGGAATTGAAGTCGTAGGATCGGCAGCGAATGCTGATGAGGGACTTGCTCTGGTTCTCGAAACTCAACCTGATGTTGTCATCTTGGATGTTGAGTTGCCAGGTCGTGGATCATTTGATATTGCCGAAGAAATTTCGACAAGATTAAAAAACACAAAAATGATTTTCCTGACAGGCTATCTCTCTGATATTTTCATTGACCTGGCTTTAAGAGTCAACGCGGTTGGCTATCTATTAAAAGGGGAACCGATTGAGTCTTTGATTCACGCAATCAGGAAAGCCGCTCGAGGCGAATATTGCTTTTCGCAGCCAGTTCAGGAACGACTGATCTTTGACCACAAAAAGAATTGCTACTCAATTCAGTCCGAGAGTATGCTCACATCCTTGACATCCCGTCAGATCGAAGTGCTCAGACATTTGGCGCGAGGGAAAAGTGTCAAAGAAGTCGCTCGCTCCATGCATCTCTCTGAGAAATCCATTGATAGCCACAAATATCGCATTATGCATAAGTTGGGAATTCATGATCGAGTGGAATTAGCCCGTTATTCGATTCGAGAAGGTTTAACACTTCCATAA
- a CDS encoding chemotaxis protein CheX codes for MTSTATGKSELTAEFVNPIISSTVSVFEMMLECTPKRTGLSLKADHIPQHELSAVIGISGKAAGTLVLSLSKSVGIGVLDRLVGISTDEINDEVCDAVCELANMIAGSAKAQLEHLEASISIPNIITGIGHTVHYPSNVIPICIAFDSEIGTFTIEAGFSDK; via the coding sequence ATGACATCAACTGCTACAGGTAAATCGGAACTCACTGCTGAATTTGTGAATCCCATCATCAGCTCAACAGTTTCTGTTTTTGAGATGATGCTGGAATGCACGCCAAAACGGACAGGATTGAGTTTAAAGGCAGATCATATCCCCCAACATGAACTAAGCGCAGTCATTGGAATTTCGGGAAAAGCAGCCGGAACTCTTGTTCTGAGTTTATCTAAAAGTGTTGGCATTGGAGTATTAGATCGACTCGTTGGAATTTCAACAGACGAAATTAACGATGAGGTCTGCGATGCAGTTTGCGAATTAGCAAACATGATTGCAGGGTCAGCAAAAGCTCAACTTGAGCATCTGGAAGCATCAATCAGTATCCCCAATATTATCACCGGAATAGGACACACGGTACATTACCCTTCTAACGTAATTCCAATTTGTATTGCATTCGATTCCGAGATTGGAACATTCACAATTGAAGCAGGGTTTTCTGATAAATAA
- a CDS encoding response regulator, whose protein sequence is MKVLLVDDSGTMRTIQKRCLLKLNIEDVTEAEDGVQALECFEAATFDIVLSDWNMPNMDGLQLLKEIRQRNKDIPVIMITTEAERARVVTAIQAGVSDYLVKPFTPDSLKSKLERWVTSNA, encoded by the coding sequence ATGAAAGTTTTACTTGTTGATGACTCTGGGACAATGAGAACGATCCAAAAGCGTTGCTTGTTGAAATTGAACATTGAAGATGTGACAGAAGCAGAAGATGGAGTTCAAGCATTAGAATGCTTTGAAGCCGCCACATTCGATATCGTACTCAGCGACTGGAACATGCCGAATATGGACGGACTTCAACTCCTGAAAGAAATTCGCCAGCGTAACAAAGACATTCCTGTGATCATGATTACAACCGAAGCAGAACGTGCACGCGTTGTCACCGCGATTCAGGCTGGTGTTTCTGACTATCTTGTCAAACCGTTTACACCAGACAGTTTGAAAAGTAAGTTGGAACGCTGGGTTACATCAAACGCATAG
- a CDS encoding GGDEF domain-containing protein, with protein sequence MISPEKIWSSDQLPTLPAVAVKLLELSKDSDTDIKDVIETIKADPAITAKILKASNSSFFSLRSECKGIERAVPLLGTMVVTSLALSFSLSESAITEGPLKSRFDSYWKQSIVQSAAAELLAAKLGNELQHDSFLIGLLQDIGHLAMLRSIPDELVKVLEQAEEQQRDTAELETEMLGINHAEVGVKMMERWQMSEQFKTAIRHHHDTVEELQALKSDPEFNAIITIATSAAIGDYFCSPNSGLALQRLQDLTTEFFEMPHNDLHGFLESVQARFEEAAQVFQVNMDDIGSPYEIMATANEQLVRLTMKAQVDSTQASARQAVIEEQKVQLETENKQLQSKAVHDPLTKVYNRSFFNEAFEKEIYNCARTATPIGIVFADIDHFKQLNDTYGHQFGDLVLQRVAKVADESTRRSDVFCRYGGEEFVVMVSNPTENGIRELAERIRTLIENEVIEFEGKQVPITASLGAVVGIPTRNTAGLAERLIAEADEAMYESKANGRNQVHVRSIIRKADRELQQLVKRSRFSRWLVTKKIFDIPTISKALLKCPKQGPLVKLGELAIAEKLLTAEEVSQILNLQKENGQRFGEIAIQQKLLTQEQVAYILALQIEPPIALGKTLITLELLESTHTAELVKQYLAETKDSAAPIEERHQEPVKS encoded by the coding sequence ATGATTTCTCCTGAAAAAATTTGGTCTTCAGATCAATTACCGACCTTACCTGCAGTCGCTGTAAAATTATTGGAACTTTCGAAAGATTCTGATACCGATATCAAAGATGTGATTGAGACGATCAAAGCCGATCCAGCAATCACTGCAAAAATTTTGAAAGCCAGTAATTCTTCGTTCTTTAGTTTAAGATCCGAATGCAAAGGTATTGAGCGCGCTGTTCCTCTCTTGGGAACAATGGTTGTCACCTCGCTCGCGTTGAGCTTTTCTCTCTCGGAATCGGCAATCACTGAAGGTCCACTCAAATCGCGGTTCGATTCCTATTGGAAGCAGTCTATAGTCCAATCAGCGGCAGCAGAATTACTAGCCGCAAAACTGGGAAATGAATTACAACATGACAGCTTCCTGATTGGTTTGCTTCAGGACATTGGCCATCTCGCTATGCTGAGATCCATTCCCGATGAGCTTGTGAAGGTCTTGGAACAGGCCGAAGAACAACAAAGAGACACCGCAGAACTTGAAACAGAGATGCTGGGCATCAATCATGCTGAAGTCGGTGTGAAAATGATGGAACGCTGGCAGATGTCAGAACAGTTCAAAACAGCGATTCGACATCATCATGATACCGTTGAAGAACTGCAGGCACTCAAATCCGATCCCGAATTTAATGCGATTATTACGATCGCCACATCAGCTGCCATCGGAGACTATTTCTGTTCTCCCAACAGTGGTCTCGCCTTGCAGCGTCTTCAAGATCTGACTACTGAATTCTTTGAGATGCCCCACAATGATCTGCACGGTTTCCTTGAAAGCGTCCAGGCACGGTTCGAAGAAGCCGCTCAGGTGTTCCAGGTCAACATGGATGATATCGGATCACCTTACGAAATTATGGCCACCGCCAACGAACAATTAGTCCGATTGACTATGAAAGCTCAGGTTGATTCTACCCAGGCTTCTGCGCGTCAAGCAGTGATCGAAGAACAAAAGGTACAACTGGAAACAGAAAATAAACAGTTACAGAGTAAAGCCGTTCATGACCCTCTGACAAAAGTCTATAATCGAAGCTTTTTCAATGAAGCGTTCGAAAAGGAAATTTATAATTGTGCACGCACAGCAACACCGATCGGAATTGTGTTTGCGGATATTGATCATTTTAAACAATTAAATGACACTTATGGCCACCAGTTTGGTGACCTGGTATTGCAGCGCGTTGCTAAAGTTGCCGATGAGTCGACACGCCGTTCTGACGTCTTTTGCCGTTATGGTGGTGAAGAATTCGTTGTGATGGTCAGCAATCCTACAGAAAATGGTATTCGGGAATTAGCAGAAAGAATACGTACTCTGATTGAAAACGAAGTGATCGAATTTGAAGGAAAACAAGTACCAATCACAGCCAGTTTGGGTGCAGTCGTCGGCATTCCAACTCGTAACACAGCAGGCTTGGCAGAACGACTGATCGCTGAAGCAGACGAAGCGATGTACGAATCCAAAGCAAACGGAAGAAACCAGGTACATGTCCGCTCTATCATTAGAAAAGCAGATCGGGAACTTCAGCAATTGGTCAAACGTTCCCGATTTAGTCGCTGGCTGGTCACCAAGAAGATTTTCGATATTCCTACGATTTCCAAAGCACTTCTGAAATGCCCTAAACAAGGACCACTCGTTAAGCTTGGTGAACTTGCCATTGCAGAAAAGTTACTCACGGCTGAAGAAGTCTCCCAAATTCTGAATCTTCAAAAAGAAAATGGCCAACGATTTGGCGAAATTGCGATTCAGCAGAAATTGCTCACTCAAGAACAGGTTGCCTATATCCTTGCTTTACAGATCGAACCACCAATCGCTCTGGGCAAAACCTTAATCACACTGGAGCTTCTGGAGAGCACTCATACTGCCGAATTGGTTAAACAGTACCTCGCAGAGACGAAGGACAGCGCGGCCCCGATTGAAGAACGTCACCAGGAACCTGTAAAATCATAA
- a CDS encoding sodium:proton antiporter yields MNLIAGTHAQLEATYLVSTTEAPHDDHHATAEPPAFYSVIPFAALLLCIAFLPLIHKTEEWWEHNKNRLLVAVSLGLVTLLYYTFLYGHGVVDHGTHELSEPGIPAAIVVLKNALLVEYVPFIALLFSLYVISGGIAFNGHLVGRPALNTGIIAIGGAIASFIGTTGAAMLLIRPLLKANEKRDYVAHTVIFFIFVVCNTGGCLLPIGDPPLFLGFLRGVPFTWTLSLWPMWLAMNLALLVIYFLFDTVRYKKENKEKVEAPPETIESFSLRGGINFLWLLLVIFCVALFDPSKPVPGTEWHAPHFFREVCMFVLAGVSLVTTSKSIREQNSFNYDAILEVAALFVGIFICMQAPVQILNVNGASLGIDSPWKFYWATGILSSFLDNAPTYVVFFETAKAAGTNGAAVAGVNEISLVAISLGAVFMGAMTYIGNGPNFMVKAIAEKNNIRMPSFFGFMAYSCAVLLPLSVALTFIFLV; encoded by the coding sequence ATGAACTTAATCGCTGGTACACACGCGCAACTGGAAGCCACATATCTGGTATCAACAACGGAAGCGCCACACGACGATCATCATGCAACCGCAGAACCACCTGCCTTTTACAGCGTGATTCCCTTTGCTGCTCTGCTGTTATGTATTGCCTTTCTCCCCTTAATTCATAAAACGGAAGAATGGTGGGAACATAATAAAAACCGTCTGCTGGTTGCCGTCAGTCTGGGGCTGGTCACTTTACTCTACTATACGTTCCTGTACGGTCATGGAGTGGTTGACCACGGGACGCATGAACTATCTGAGCCTGGAATTCCCGCAGCCATCGTTGTTCTTAAAAATGCTTTATTGGTCGAGTACGTTCCGTTTATTGCACTCTTGTTTAGTCTGTATGTCATCAGTGGAGGGATTGCCTTTAACGGCCATCTTGTCGGCCGCCCTGCCTTGAATACAGGTATCATCGCCATCGGTGGCGCCATTGCCAGTTTTATTGGAACCACGGGCGCTGCGATGTTACTCATTCGCCCACTCTTAAAAGCAAATGAAAAACGCGATTACGTTGCGCATACGGTAATCTTCTTTATTTTTGTGGTTTGTAATACGGGCGGCTGTTTGCTGCCCATTGGCGATCCACCATTATTTTTAGGTTTTCTCAGAGGTGTTCCCTTTACCTGGACACTTTCTCTCTGGCCCATGTGGCTGGCGATGAACCTTGCTCTACTGGTGATTTATTTTCTGTTCGATACAGTGCGCTACAAAAAAGAAAACAAGGAAAAAGTCGAAGCGCCACCTGAAACAATTGAATCATTTTCACTCAGAGGAGGTATTAACTTCCTCTGGTTGCTCCTGGTGATCTTCTGTGTCGCGCTGTTTGATCCCTCCAAGCCTGTCCCCGGCACAGAGTGGCACGCTCCGCATTTCTTTCGCGAAGTCTGCATGTTTGTGCTTGCAGGAGTTTCACTCGTAACGACTTCAAAAAGTATACGCGAACAAAACTCCTTCAACTACGATGCGATTTTGGAAGTCGCAGCCCTGTTTGTCGGTATCTTTATTTGTATGCAGGCTCCCGTACAGATCTTGAATGTCAATGGTGCTTCATTGGGAATTGATTCTCCCTGGAAATTTTATTGGGCAACTGGCATTCTCTCCAGCTTTCTCGATAATGCCCCCACCTATGTCGTCTTCTTTGAAACAGCGAAAGCCGCCGGTACAAATGGTGCAGCTGTTGCGGGAGTCAATGAGATCTCACTGGTTGCCATCAGTTTGGGAGCTGTCTTTATGGGAGCGATGACTTACATTGGCAATGGCCCCAACTTCATGGTCAAAGCCATTGCCGAAAAGAATAACATTCGCATGCCCAGCTTCTTTGGATTTATGGCCTATAGCTGTGCGGTTTTGCTGCCACTCTCAGTGGCTCTAACCTTCATATTCCTGGTCTGA
- a CDS encoding SGNH/GDSL hydrolase family protein: protein MSYSLIRKKLVCVVALILFSQAFNVAQAQEAQQQVHKTPLAKLDLKSGDSIVFLGDSITHQCLYTQYVEDFFYTRYPHMRLKFHNAGVGGAKAWDALARFDRDVAAYKPKYVTILLGMNDGQYQPFNEAIFQTYYKDMKELITKIESIGAQPILMTPTMFDARAARLEKRKRNPASVELYNSVLAYYGTWLREVAAESGFGFVDMYSPLNNITLIARQKDPTFTIIEDAVHPDPPGQVVMAYALLSDMNVQRQVSRINISKKANGEPTATARGGKLTDLKFNEDGVSFTWLSKSLPWVVPAEAQLGAELTKLGHRMSQESLSIHNLPAGRYELSIDGQVVGQYSNIALARHIELQSNAKTPQYQQAMEVALLNKERNDGPVKNKRNSWRAFQTYARIKRELDAQTGQKDEQKAARLKKLEMQLKSQEKTIQESEAASLALEDKIFKANQPVARKYVLKKVVAQKKKK, encoded by the coding sequence ATGAGTTATTCTCTGATCAGAAAAAAACTGGTCTGTGTGGTGGCATTGATTTTGTTTTCACAAGCCTTCAATGTAGCACAGGCGCAGGAAGCACAACAACAGGTACATAAGACGCCACTTGCAAAGTTAGATTTGAAGTCTGGAGATTCCATTGTCTTTTTGGGAGACAGTATCACACATCAATGTCTCTATACTCAGTATGTGGAAGACTTTTTCTATACACGATATCCCCATATGCGTTTGAAGTTTCATAACGCCGGAGTGGGAGGAGCCAAAGCCTGGGATGCGCTAGCTCGGTTCGATCGTGATGTGGCTGCCTACAAACCAAAGTATGTGACTATTTTACTGGGAATGAATGACGGTCAGTATCAACCTTTCAATGAGGCGATCTTCCAGACCTATTACAAAGATATGAAGGAGCTGATCACAAAAATCGAATCGATTGGTGCGCAGCCGATTTTGATGACTCCCACCATGTTTGATGCACGGGCCGCGCGACTGGAGAAAAGAAAGCGGAATCCGGCAAGTGTCGAATTATATAACTCTGTATTAGCCTATTATGGAACCTGGTTGCGCGAGGTAGCAGCCGAATCGGGCTTTGGTTTTGTTGACATGTATAGCCCGCTGAATAACATCACGTTGATAGCGCGCCAGAAGGACCCCACGTTTACAATCATTGAAGACGCCGTGCATCCCGATCCCCCGGGACAGGTTGTGATGGCTTATGCTCTGCTGTCAGACATGAACGTTCAACGACAGGTGTCTCGAATTAACATCAGTAAAAAAGCCAATGGTGAGCCAACAGCCACTGCCAGAGGTGGCAAACTCACCGATCTGAAGTTTAACGAAGATGGTGTCTCCTTCACCTGGCTGTCGAAGAGCCTACCCTGGGTTGTTCCAGCAGAGGCGCAACTGGGTGCCGAGTTAACGAAGCTCGGCCATCGGATGAGCCAGGAATCATTATCGATTCATAATCTCCCGGCGGGCCGTTATGAGCTTTCGATTGATGGTCAAGTAGTGGGGCAGTATTCGAACATCGCATTAGCACGTCATATCGAGTTGCAAAGTAACGCGAAAACACCACAGTACCAACAGGCAATGGAAGTGGCGTTGTTGAATAAAGAACGAAACGATGGTCCTGTTAAGAACAAACGCAACAGTTGGCGCGCGTTTCAGACGTATGCACGTATCAAGCGAGAACTGGATGCGCAGACCGGTCAGAAGGATGAGCAGAAAGCAGCTCGACTGAAAAAACTGGAAATGCAGCTTAAAAGTCAAGAAAAAACGATTCAAGAAAGCGAGGCTGCCAGTCTGGCATTAGAGGATAAAATCTTCAAGGCCAATCAGCCGGTCGCTCGCAAGTATGTCTTGAAAAAAGTGGTCGCTCAAAAGAAGAAAAAATGA
- a CDS encoding DUF1572 family protein produces the protein MPPSADEIAREFFQESIHLLQQSLHKIHHCLDQLNFDQLWWRPEPELNSIGNLMLHLCGNLNQWAVCGTTNSKDERQREQEFSADTKISLEEIRAKLDQTVAQACEAMQSLSATALLERRTIQGFSVTVIGAISHTVPHFVGHTHQIIFLTRLQKGTEYQFDWSPDSRREGVPI, from the coding sequence ATGCCACCTTCTGCAGATGAGATTGCTCGTGAATTCTTTCAGGAGTCAATTCATTTACTTCAACAGTCGCTCCACAAAATTCATCATTGTTTGGACCAGCTTAATTTCGATCAGCTCTGGTGGCGTCCTGAGCCGGAACTCAACAGTATTGGCAATTTGATGCTCCACCTATGTGGAAACTTAAATCAATGGGCCGTATGTGGAACCACCAATTCAAAAGATGAGCGTCAGCGCGAGCAGGAATTCAGTGCGGATACCAAAATCTCGCTGGAGGAGATCAGGGCGAAGCTGGATCAAACGGTAGCCCAGGCTTGTGAGGCCATGCAGTCTCTCTCTGCTACTGCTTTGCTGGAGCGTCGCACCATTCAGGGATTTTCTGTGACGGTGATTGGTGCGATTTCACACACCGTTCCCCATTTTGTTGGCCACACGCATCAGATTATCTTCTTGACACGACTGCAAAAAGGGACAGAGTATCAGTTCGACTGGTCGCCTGATTCGCGCCGGGAAGGTGTTCCCATCTAG
- a CDS encoding ROK family transcriptional regulator has protein sequence MNVRKVLEVIQSQGTLTRADVMRCSGISAPTVSKAVSALLDAGLLEERETAEFSVGRPGKLLQLPRFSAQVIGVVLEWDYCSVVASGLDGHLHEEKLDRFKTPKTYEELIETISNKILNLVEKQEIPALGVGITVPGLVNSNDGRIFLASNLHIVDGQAPAADIASRTKMECVLVQKSTSLCLSEKTYGAGQDVDDFINLDVTSGFGMGVFTGGQLLAGQHGLAGEIAHITVEPDGGRVCGCGNVGCLETVATDLALTHYVSKRVGKDLDFDAIEELVKQGELDITPELDRTIEFLAIGVAAAINIFNPSNIFVTSRLFDLDEDAFNKLIEKAKNRALKPSSNSCEIERSKGNKYLGAVAGIINHLANGLGPRLT, from the coding sequence ATGAATGTTCGTAAGGTTTTGGAAGTTATCCAAAGTCAGGGAACATTAACACGTGCCGATGTAATGCGATGTTCTGGAATCAGTGCTCCCACGGTCTCCAAAGCCGTCAGTGCACTTCTTGATGCCGGACTACTGGAGGAACGGGAGACGGCAGAGTTTTCTGTTGGTCGTCCTGGAAAACTACTACAGCTTCCTCGTTTTAGTGCCCAGGTCATTGGTGTAGTGTTGGAATGGGATTACTGCTCGGTGGTTGCTTCCGGCTTGGACGGCCATTTGCATGAGGAGAAACTAGATCGTTTCAAGACACCGAAAACTTATGAGGAATTGATCGAAACGATTTCGAACAAAATCCTCAATCTGGTCGAAAAGCAAGAGATCCCAGCTTTAGGAGTGGGAATCACTGTTCCCGGTCTGGTCAACAGTAATGATGGTCGGATCTTTCTGGCATCAAACCTGCACATTGTGGACGGGCAGGCGCCTGCTGCTGATATCGCCAGTCGTACTAAAATGGAATGTGTTCTCGTTCAGAAATCAACATCGTTGTGTCTTTCTGAAAAAACATACGGTGCGGGGCAGGATGTCGACGATTTTATCAATCTGGATGTGACCTCCGGTTTCGGGATGGGAGTTTTCACTGGAGGACAGTTACTGGCTGGTCAGCATGGTCTGGCTGGTGAAATTGCACATATCACAGTCGAACCCGATGGTGGGCGCGTTTGTGGTTGTGGAAATGTGGGTTGCCTGGAGACAGTCGCGACTGATTTAGCCTTGACACATTATGTTTCAAAACGAGTTGGTAAGGACTTGGATTTTGATGCGATTGAAGAACTGGTAAAGCAGGGCGAACTTGATATCACACCCGAATTGGATCGGACGATTGAATTCCTGGCGATTGGTGTCGCAGCAGCGATTAACATCTTTAATCCTTCTAATATCTTTGTCACGTCTCGGTTGTTTGACCTTGATGAAGATGCGTTCAACAAGTTAATTGAGAAAGCAAAGAATCGGGCATTGAAACCTTCATCGAATTCTTGCGAAATTGAGCGTTCCAAAGGCAATAAATATCTGGGAGCCGTAGCCGGAATTATTAACCATCTGGCGAACGGATTGGGGCCACGCCTGACTTAG